In Theileria annulata chromosome 3, complete sequence, *** SEQUENCING IN PROGRESS ***, the sequence CTCAATTTCAACCAACCCACAATTTACTCCTTggtttattaaataattgaaagAATTCATGAAAATGACTTGTAAGTAATAATCCTGGTCAGATAATACTTGTTTGGTGTCAGAGGAGTATAACGTGATGTTGGGAATAGTAAGTGATTTTGTCACCAAAGTCATGTCGTTTCTTTCACTAAATAAGTGAATTTGATCCTTACACTTGATTTGAACTTCATCCTTCAGATAGTCACATAGCACATAATCGGGTAAGGGATCACCTTCTTTGTGAGTATAAAGGGCGTTATTGTGATATTTACACATACAACAAGGCACTCCAGGCTTCATTCTATACAATCTGCAATTACTACAAGTCTTAGATACAATATAATCATCTGAACCCATTAATGACATGTTCTGATCAGTGTCCGCATTTCCACTGTCAACACAATCAGGGAAGTTGGCAGAGGTGATTTCAACTGAGTTGTCGGAAATGGTGTAGAGAGAACTAGTCCTAAGAGGATCGATTCCAGAGGATTTTCCAAGAGTTTTTGAGGTTTCACGGGTGTTTCCAGATTTCGTAACTAACTTGTAAAGTTTTAATGGGTTTGTGtcaataaaaatattctttCTAACTCCATTTGAGAATAACAGTGtcataaaattatttttattcgTGAAAAATATACATCTAGGGTGaccatttaatttatcatcaaCGTAACGCCAGTACAGTCTTCCATCATACTCCACCATGTGCAAatctttttttaaaattatgcTGTACAAATTATCGTCAATTTCGGCTTTTATGTCAGAATCAAGCATTAATTTGAAATCAGGTTTTTCCTCCTTAGCGCCAGGTTGCTCGGTATTGAGAGTGTAAAGCCTAAACTTGTGAATGTTTGGcttgattaatttatgCCTTTCCGGTAGATCTTCAAACGAGAAATTAAGACTAGATTGTGGATCATAGTTCCCTGTTGAAACTTGGGAAACATAAGTGTTTGGATCTTTAAATACCTGATAAAACCCATCCCCTTTGATTTCGCTGAAGAGGAAGCCCCTCTTGGCCTTAAAATCCTTAAAGGAGGGGGAGCAATAAGTAGTATACTCGTTCGTTGACATTATGTTAGACACATTGAGGCTAACTGGACGGCATCTGGATGAAGTGTTGATTGGTGGAACCATAGTTGACAAATATTTGTTAGTAGATTCGTTTACTGAGAACGATACTCCGgacatttttattttagataGTTTACTTATAGTTTATTTAAAGCTagtttacaaaaaataataataagatTCTTATGTGGCTGGTAAAAAATGATCCAACATAGATCTACTTACCAAGAAGCatcataattaataaattataaaggATTAATCAGTTTAGAAAAATAGTTAAgctttatttttaaaaaaatacaaaagAATCAGTGTAGATCTTGATCTTACGACTTTATTTTTACCATACATTACTATGTGTATAGCACACCAAGGAATCCTGAGCTAACAAGATTCcaacaaaataatatgttattaACACACTTTAACACTTACGGTTGTtatgtttataatttattaatatttttacaaaaaattaattaatagttGGTTTGTCCATCAGACAACAGGGCTTGAATTCTTCCGGTGGTTCATGAACAAAGTTGGGACCTGTATCACACATTAATGCTTCTTACTGGAAAACTAGctaaattaatagtttaaattattgcCTAGGTTAATTGTTATAGAAGCTCCCATATAGAGTGAAATTGCTGGGTGATAATACCCATCATATACGTCAATATTCAATTTATCATATCTGAGCCAAAATTAAGTATTAATATGGTTAAATAAGTAAATAATTGCATAAACTGGgttaaaatgtaataaaagAGTACAATTGTCCGTTAATTGAGAATTGTGTAAAAGAATTGGGATTCGTTCTGGATGGTGGTATATTCTTAGGATCACATAATACTCCATCtataaatacaatttatagTTAACTATTATAATAAGGAGTTATATAGATAATTAGGATTAAATTAGAGTATTTTGTACCTCTGAGAAATTCGTATAGTTTTAAATCACCTCTGGGATCATGGAAATCAGTGGTCGGAATCTCCAAACTCAAATAGCACCCAATCACATCTCCAACGCCTGAATTCAATTATGCAATATTTATAAGTTTAAATAGTCTAAAAAGTTACTGAATGAGATGGCGTAGGGGAACTTTTTTGAATTGTAATAAGCCTGCCCATCAATGTCAGAAATTGAAAATCCATAACTGTTGATTCCAACTGGTGTGTCGTATCTCTGATATCTACAGGCATATCCCACTCTAAATCAATAATACATAAAGTTATACAAGTGAAATAGTACCTAACATGTCCTTTAATGTGATGTTTAAAGGAATTATCGTGACCGACAAATTTAAGATTTTTATAATcttgatttattttaactTCGTAATACCTGAAATTATGGTAAAATAGTGCAAAAATACCATTTCCCAGAACAAGCACAATGTGTACAAAAGACAGAAGACCAGCCCTAATACCATAATTAAACAATGTAAGCAAATAAGTTTAGAAGgaattttcaaaaaataaaaattttaaaaattaacaacaaataataaattttacatcaataaataaaatcgGTGAtaatagataaaattatatatataaataaaataatgttaaataGAAGAATACTTTGTAACCAGTAGCGGAAAGCCGATCGAgagttaatttaatatttttatctttGAATTTATAAGATAGTTTAGGGACAACATCGTCATCGATTCCTAAACAAATAGTTGTAGAATTGTGttaaattatgtaaaatcagtataaaaatatctGAAATGAGGAGAAATTACCATTTTTTTTAAGTTTTTGTTCGGCAATCCCATTATTGTAACTTTTTTTTATCTTGGAAGGCGGCGTTAAATTAGAAGTATCAGTTTCGCATTCGActttcattatatattatatactgtTACCACAATTTTTACACAATATccaattttttacacaataacaaaaattattaaagtagttatgtattttaatataataatttcttttttgtgaaataattaattatttggCGTTGTCTTTAAAGAGTGGTGGAGATGAGTATAATATTCGAGAATAACAACGAGAATGAGATTTATCTCAATTGTTTTTATAAGGGTTATAAGCATGTTTTAACCTTTTATAATAAGCCGCCGCTTTCAGGCGAAATCGATTTGAGAAGCTTCCAAGAAATCGCCGCAAAACGTTTAGCACGTACTTCTTCTACACATTTTCCATATATTCGATCATTTTACTTATTTAGTCAGTCTATAAACATCTACCAATTCTGTATGTTTTTTAGTATTACAGTATATTGATATGAGAAGTGAATTGAAGATAAAATCGCATAAATCGAAAGAATTCGAGCCTTTGAAATATGATCAAAAAACAAGTAAATTAGAGATTTTATgctaatttaattattagtgGAGAGGATGAATGAGATTGAAGATAAAATCCTAGAATTTGATCTGATGTTGCCCAAAGTTTTATACAGTAAAGAGGAATTAAACgaatttatacatatcGCACAAAGAGATGTTATATCACATTTTATACTAAGAATGGCGTACATTTTACACATAATATATACCAAGTTATATTAGTACTAACGTGAATTATATAGATTCAGCCGTGATAAGGATAAAACGGACTGGTTTATAAAGAATGAGTGCAAATTGTTTGACATAAGGCTCGAGCGACTGAGATCAGTAAAGGTCCAGGAAGTTGACGGTGTTGATAAATTGGAATCATTTCTACATAATCAAGGAATAAAATATCCTACCGTATACtcttaactatataaaataaagttataTATCTATATTGAGATATAGGTGAAAAATCCAGCTATCACCAAGGGACGCCATATGACTAAGGAATTGATAGATTTTACTGACCTTATAAGGTTTAGATCTGATTTCAATTCTATAGATAAACTTTATCAAGTAATACATACAATTATTACTCTAgtgtttattttataatttttgaaTAGGTGCCATTTTATCCAGATGCAAATCAATTAGTGAGAATGAGATTGGTGTCGATTAAGAGTACTTTTAAGACAAATCAATAATTCGTTAGATTCTGTTGCATACGTACCACCAAACAGTTTATTCATTGTTATATCAACCAAGTTCAGGTAATAATTATAGCAATTTTTTACAACACTTAGTTGgttatatatacttatGACCAATAATAATTCTGAACTATTTGATTTAGAAATGAGTTACAACAATCGATGAAATATTTGAATGAAAATCAATCGATGTTGgattcaataatattaaatgacGAACGACTGTGTGATTTTATGAAAGTGTTACCAGAATCCTATCTCGCCAACGACTACTCCAAAATTACTTTTACAGACGATACAAGACTAACACTATCAAACATTAATCAGGTATTTTATACTTAATTGAACCCCctttaactattttaagGTGTACAAGTTTACATTTCCGCCGTGCATGAGAAGAATGTTTTCACACCTACTGTAAGTTttgttattaattatttccaCTAAATTGGCcttaatttaatacataTAGTAAGAATCACCATTTAAAGCATGAAGGAAGACAGCAGTTATGGCTTTTTCTTAAGGTAATCAGAgataattgataataaatgtCTAGGGTTGTGGATTAACTATGGAAGAATCACTACAATTAAATCGTACTTTGTGGAACGATTCAAACAATTTTGATAAAGAGTTTCTTTATTTACTTATCATTCACCTATATTTACACTTATTTCTTTCAGGCATGCATATAATATAAGACATTTATATGGCAAAGAAGGAAAAAGAACTAGTTATCCACCTTATTCTTGCACAAGAATGATTAAAAATTCTCCTGTACATATTCTACATAGATATCATAACAactaaattttctttaaattaacatttaattgtttataGCCAAATGTTGCTGGAACTGCACATGGTTGCCCATTTAAAGAACTGGATCCGAAATCattatatcaattattaCAAGAATTCGGTCTTAACTGTATGAGTTTACTagtatttagttaatttacGCAGTTTTAAAGTTTTGTTGGAGAAATAATTCTTGTTTAGCAACTCAAATAGAACCgataattgatttaaaatccTCATATCAATTTCAATTAGCTTGtgttgaatattttaaccaAACAACTCCCAACTCATGTGGTAACTAAAATCATTACCaactttatatttaatattaacttTTTTAATAGCCGATGGGATCGGAACCAGCCCGAACACGTTTTTTCATTCAAGTTTCAAAGCTAAGTTTCTGAAGAATAAGTCTCAAGATTATGAACAATcacaataatatattatttattatataagtGTATACTATAATATAAAGTTTGATATTTGTGAAGATCGatataatgattttaattgaTATTACTGTAATATAGTAGGACTAGTTAAGGGTGCTAGATATGCCAATAAATGGGTAGTGCTTAGGAACTCTGGTGTTTAACAAGTAATGCTATGGATAATATAATCGgacaaatttataattacaaGCAAAAGAAAATAAGATCTCGACGAAATTTTTATGGATGTAGCCGGTAAGGATCCTGATCAAGGACTAGGTGAAATCATAGGTACTATCTCAATCAACCGGGACTGGTACCAGTGCAGGTCAGGTAAGTAAGTCACCAAAACCTGAATCACAACCAAAATCAAGTTCATCTGCAACTCCTGGAACAAAAACTGAGGCTAAAGCTGAACTTACCAAGGTCTCTGTTGATATCAGTAAGACTAAGGGCACCAATGAGTTTGGCTATTCCAAGGAAGATAAAATCTACACTTTCACCGCTAAGGATGGCTTCAAGTTCAACAAGGTTACTAAAGGAACAGATGCTGTTTGGGAGTCTAAGGATAATGCGTGTGGAACTAAggttatatttattgatgAGCGTGATAAATATGTGTCAATTCTACTgacaaataatatgttcTTATTACTCCATCTGGAAGGAAATGAGTGGAAAGATATCACCAAAGATAGGTATGATGTCTCTAAGGTTAAGTTCCTTGGAGAGAATGATACTGAGCTCAAGTCTTCAGACTACACCATTACCATTGTCGATTACTCCTATAGATTCACATTCAAAGATGGAGTCAAGTGTAAGAAGATCAAGTATGCAGATGTTgatgtttggaaacataGTGACGATCCTAAGTTTGAGTCGATAACTGCGTTTGATCTTGGTCTTGTTTCTAACAATTTCTTTGTGAAGAACCAAtctgaatttaaaaaactaGATTTTAAACCAACTCAACCAAAGGCTACTACTGTAACAAAATCTGAGGTTGAGCCTGAGGTTAAACCAGCAATAGTAAGTCAGGTATCAGCTTCATTAACATCTGCTGTAACAACACTTACCAAGGTTACTCTTGACATTGAGAAGACTGAGTCTACTAATGAGTTTGACTACACTGATGAGAGTGGAGTCGTCACATATAAACCGAAGGATAACCATGTGTTCGATAAGGTATCTCAAGGTACCAAGGTTGTTTGGCAATCGACTGATATCTTTGGCACATTAGTAAGGATTAAGGTTACcaagaatattaaatacCTAGCCATGCTCCTCACGAATCATACGTTCATATTATTCCATCTTGAGAATAATGAGTGGAAGGACATAACCAAAGACAGATATGAAGTTTCTAAACTGAAATTCTTTGGAGATAATGATACTGAAATTACCAAGAATGATTTCTCAGTAAACATTGTGTTCCTATCATATGAATTCACATTCAATACTGATGTTAAATGTAAGAAAATAAAGCTAGGAGATGATGATGTTTGGAAAGATACCGATGACACCAAGTATTCGgatataaaatcattttcaatAGGTCTTACATCGAACGCATTCTTTGTTAAGAATCAGTCTGATCAATCAAAGAAGGTAGATTTTAAACCGACACAAGCAAAGGAAGATCAAGAATCCAAAGGTGAATCTGAACAGGTTGAAGCTATGGTTACTCCAACCATAGTAAGTCAGGTATCTACTCCACTAGCATCTGTCTCCAAACCTGCTGTCACTCCTATCGGTGTTGATATACAGAAAACCCAGCCCACAAGTGATTTCGAGTACACAGTTGAAAGTGGAGTCGTTACATACAAACCGAAGGACAACCACGTGTTTAATAAGGTAGTTGATGGAACCACTTCTATTTGGCAATCTATAAATGATGTCTTTGGTACTTTGGTGAGGACTATGACTAGCAATGGTGTTAAATATGTAGCCATACTACAcgataataatatgttcaaaCTGTTCAAACAGGAGGGAAGTGAGTGGACGGACATAACCTCTAAGAGTCATGATATTACCAAGCTGAAGTTTTTTGGAGATAATGATACTGAACTCAAGTCTACTGATTACACTGTTACCATTGTCGATCTATCATATACCTACATATTTAATGATGGAGTCATGTGTAAGAAGGTGAAGCTAGGTGAAGATgatgtttggaaacatTCTGATGATCCTAAGTTTTCAGAAATCAAGTCATTTCGACTTGGTCTTGTATCCAACACTTTCTATGTccttaataataaaaatgaattcaAAAAAGTAGATTTTAAACCAACACAAACAAAGGGAGCTCCTTTAACCAAAGGTCAATCTGAGGTAATCACTCCCACTAGTGTTCCTCATACTTCATTGGCCATCCTGACTGAGGATGCACCAGCAAAAGCTTCTGTGACAGTTATTGCTCCTACTGGTAAACCTCGACCAAAGAAAACTCCTGAGGTGGCTGCTGGACCTAGGACAGCTATTACACTCAACATCGGTGATAAGGCAAGTAATAGCGCTGTTGACTTTAAAGAGGATTATCTGAAAAATGTCATGGTATTTAGTGCTATGGAGAAATACGTGTTCAATAAAATCGTTAAGACTAGTGGCTCCAATTGCTGTGGTTCCAACTGCTGTGGATCTGAGACAGTAATTTGGGAGGCCAAGAACAAAAGTGAGCATTTTGATACAGTCTATGTTGATGGTCTCGGCACATTTTCTAGTACTAGTAATTTGAGTATTCATCTTTGTGATGGGACCTTTAAGCACTTTAATAAGTCGACCTTTGGAGGCTGGAGTGAGTCTCCAGGTGTCGTAGATCTTGATGTAAGGATTTCCAGTAGCAATATCCAAGTTGATTTCTTTAAGAAGGATAACTATAGGATATATGTAGCTAAACCTGGCTACACAATCAGAAAGGTTGTCAAGTCCAAGAAATGTAGCTCAGATTGTTGCTGTTCACCCAAGGTTATTTGGGAGGCACATAAGGAATACGCACTTAAGGTAGTGTTGATGGGCTCTAAGAAAGAACCCAAACACCTTGCAGTTCTGTTGAAGAATGGTGAACTTAATCTCCTATTCAAGGGTGGTAAGGGTAAGCCTTGGGAGGATGTAACCTCTAcaaagaataaaattactgaTCTCAAGATGTATGCTATGGCTGGTGATAAGAGCATGGAGCTCCACAAAGGCCACTATTCCATAACCTTGTTTAACGAATTTTATGGTTATTTGTTCTATGAAGGAGTTGGCTGTGTAAAGGTTATCCATAAGGATAAGACTATTTGGAACCTTAGGGAGGAACGTGACTTTGGTTGCTTGAAAGGAGCCTTTCTCGAtttaaaatctaataaGTTTAATGTCATGAATGATGATGATAGGTGCTGGGTATGTGAACAGGTGAGGAAGGTTAATCCTGTCCCCCTCGATGTCAGCAGTAAGGCCAGTACTGACGACTTTGATTTTACTGTCGATCATAacagaaatattaacatCTACACCTCCAAGGGTAACGCAATGTTCTACCAGGTGGTTAAGAAGAGTAGTACCAATTGCTGTGGCTCAACTTGCTGTGGTTCAGAGATTGTGATATGGGAAACAGAAGATCCCAAAGGCTATGCCACCAAGGTTTTTGCCGATGGTTTAGGTGCCTGTAGCAGTACCAAAAACGTGAGCATATACCTGTTGAATGGCGATATATTGCATTTTAGTGAGGGTGATAATGTGTGGAAGAAGTCTGATCACAAAATTGTCCTTGAACTAGGTAAGACTTCGAGTACCATTGGGTATGACTTTGTCCATCAAGGTGAGAGTAGGACTTTCACTGCAAAGCCTGGATACCTATTCAAAACCGTAAAGCTCGGCAGTTCCTGGAAATGGCTAGTCTGTGGTTCAAGTTGTTGTAATTCAGCATGTCTTGCAGATGATATTTTTTGGGAGGCAGAAACTGATGAAGAGTGCTCAACCAAGGTCACAGTCTATGGTGTCGAAACAAATGTTAAGAACATTAACATATTCCTCAAAAATAATCAGGTTAAGCACTTCCACAAAGCGAACAGGAAGTGGGTGTCAAAAACCAGCATCGTTCTTGATATTGAGAAGAATAAGGATAATGACCTATTTGAGTATAGATCCACCAGAAACTTCGGTCATTTCAATCCTAAAGCCAATTTGACAATCAGTAAGATTGTGAAGAAAGTATTTTTTGAACGGGTTATCTGGACTGCCAAACCAGACGATCATGGACTCAAGGCAGTACTGATGGGTTCTGGTAAGGATGAGAAATTTATGTCGATTTTGCTGCAAAGTGGTAACTATGTACTTCTTTGGAAGTGTGGTAAAGGTCAGCCATGGGAAGACATTACTAAGGAAAAGAGTGATTTCTCCGGTATCAAGATGTACTCGTTGGAAGAAGGTACATCCAAGTATCATGAACTCACTAAGACTGATTATGAACCAATAATATTCGAGTCAAGATATGGCTATGAGTTTAAAGATTCTGTCAAATGTGTGAAGATCACATACAATGATAATCTACTGTGGTCACATACTGAGGATGCTGAGTTTGGATACCTCAAGGGTCTATATCTCGATCTTCCTAAAGACCAGTTCAGTGTCACAAATCTTAAAGATCAGACAAAGCAACTTACCAAACCTAAAAGAACAACCGTAACCCTTGATATATCTAAGAAGGAGACTACTGAACAATATGAGTACTTTAAGGATGGTGATTGTGAAAAATACAGTGCTAAGTCTGGTAATGTGTTCGAAAAGATTGTTGATGATACTAAGACCATCTGGCAATCGAAGGATAATGTCTGTGGTTCTTTGGTCAGAACTAAGACTAAAGAAGACGGGATATATTTGGCCATACTACTgactaataatatgttcaaaCTGTTCAAAGAGTCTGATGGTACTTGGAACAATATCACTAGCCAGAGGTCAGATATTACTAAACTCAAGTTCCTTGGAGAGGATAATGAGATCTCCTCATCAGACTATGAGGTTACAATAGTTGATTACTCTTATCAATTCATGTTTAAAGGTGTAGTCAGCTGTAAGAAGGTGATGTTAGGAGATGTTCAGGTTTGGAACCATAGTGACGATAAAAAGTTTGGAGAAATCAGGAAATTTCAACTTGGTCTTGTATCCAACAGTTTCTTCgtagttaataataaatctgAATCGAAAAAACTTACCAAATCTAAGGTAGCCCTGGACATCGAGAATACTGAGAGTACCAATGAGTTCCAGTACTCTAAGGATGTAAGTGGATATGTCACATACACTGCTAAGGATGGACATGTGTTCAATAAGATAACCCAGGGTACCAAGGATATTTGGATATGTAAAGATGATGTGTTTGGAACTTCGGTCGGGGTTAGGACTAAGGATGGCCAGAATTATGCGGTCGTCTTACTTGTAAACGGTAATTTCAAGTTGTTCCAGGAGTCTGGTGGTAACTGGACTGATATAACCTCAAGTAGGTTCGATGTGAAGATGCTCCAGTTCTATGACAAGAATGATTATGAGCTAACTTCATCTAACTACACAGTTCAATTACTAGGACATTGCAAATGCTCCACCATCAGTTATCTGTTCGATAGAGGACCCAAGTGTAAGTCCGTCATGTACGGAAATGATATTGTTTGGGACGAAACCAAGTGCTTTTCTTATAAAACCATCAACAGATTTGACTTTGATCCTATTTCAAACACTTTCTATGCTGTTAAGAACTGTTGTGATTGGAAGAAAATCGATTATAAACCTGCTGAACGAACCAAGGTCTCTCTTGACATAGATAAGACTGAGACTACCAGTGAGTTCGATTATTCCAAGGATGGTGACTTTCAAAAATACAGTGTTAAGTCTGGCCATGTATTCAGTAAAGTATCTCAGGGTACCAAGGATATTTGGGTgtctaaaaataatgtcTTTAGTACATTGGTGAGGACTATGACTAGCAATGGTGTTAAATATGTAGCCATACTACAcgataataatatgttcaaaCTGTTCAAACAGGAGGGAAGTGAGTGGAAGGACATAACCTCTAAGAGTCATGATATTACCAAACTAAGGTTCCTTGGTGATAACGATGTTGAACTCTCCAAGAGTTATTACACTGTTACAATCGTCGATCTATCATATACCTACATATTTAAAACCGGAGTTATGTGTAAGAAGGTGAAGTTAGGTGAAGATGATGTTTGGAATCATTCTGATGATCCTAACTTTGAGACTATAAAGTCATTTCGACTTGGTCTTGTATCCAACACTTTCTATGccattaataataataatgaatctAAAAAACTAGAATTTAAACCAACTCCTGTAACGGCAACTGTATCAACTCCATTAACATCTGCCTCCAAACCTTCTGTAACTTCAGTTACTGCTGATATATCCAAGACTCAAAGTACCGGCGAGTTTGAATATACTGATGAAAATGGAGTTGTCACATTTAAACCTAAGGATAACCATGTATTCGATAAGGTTGTTGATGGTACCAAGGTAGTTTGGCAATCCAAGGAAAATGTCTATGGTATTTTGGTTAGGATTAAGGTAACCAAGAGTGTTAAATATCTGGCCGTACTCCTGGATAATCATATGTTCTCATTGTTCCATGAGGAATCCGGTGACTGGAAGGACATAACCAAAGATAGATATGATGTTTCTAAACTTAAATTCTTTGGAGAAAATGATGTTGAACTTAGGGCATCAGATTATACAGTAACCATTGTGTTCCTATCATATGAATTCACATTCAATACTGGAGTCAAATGTaagaaaattaagttaGCACATGATGATGTTTGGAAAGATACCGATGACACCAAGTATTCTgatataaaatcattttcattgGGACTTTCATCGAACACATTCTTCGTTAAGAACCAGTCTGATAAATCCAAGAAGGTAGAGTTTAAAGCAACTGAAGTTACCAAAGTAACTGTTGATATCATTGCTAGTCAGTCTACAGATCAGTTTGACTATACAGACGATAATGGTGTTGTAACATACAAAGTGAAGTCTGACCATGTGTTTAGCAAGATTACTCAGGGTACCACAGATATTTGGGAAGCTAAGGATGATGTCAATGGTATCTTGGTTAGGACCAAGACTTCCAAGGGTGTTAAATACCTTGTTGTCCTTCttacaaataatatgttc encodes:
- a CDS encoding SfiI-subtelomeric fragment related protein family member, putative (Tap-24g11.q1c.cand.176 - score = 191.21), whose product is MDVAGKDPDQGLGEIIGTISINRDWYQCRSGNSSATPGTKTEAKAELTKVSVDISKTKGTNEFGYSKEDKIYTFTAKDGFKFNKVTKGTDAVWESKDNACGTKVIFIDERDKYVSILLTNNMFLLLHLEGNEWKDITKDRYDVSKVKFLGENDTELKSSDYTITIVDYSYRFTFKDGVKCKKIKYADVDVWKHSDDPKFESITAFDLGLVSNNFFVKNQSEFKKLDFKPTQPKATTVTKSEVEPEVKPAIVSQVSASLTSAVTTLTKVTLDIEKTESTNEFDYTDESGVVTYKPKDNHVFDKVSQGTKVVWQSTDIFGTLVRIKVTKNIKYLAMLLTNHTFILFHLENNEWKDITKDRYEVSKLKFFGDNDTEITKNDFSVNIVFLSYEFTFNTDVKCKKIKLGDDDVWKDTDDTKYSDIKSFSIGLTSNAFFVKNQSDQSKKVDFKPTQAKEDQESKGESEQVEAMVTPTIVSQVSTPLASVSKPAVTPIGVDIQKTQPTSDFEYTVESGVVTYKPKDNHVFNKVVDGTTSIWQSINDVFGTLVRTMTSNGVKYVAILHDNNMFKLFKQEGSEWTDITSKSHDITKLKFFGDNDTELKSTDYTVTIVDLSYTYIFNDGVMCKKVKLGEDDVWKHSDDPKFSEIKSFRLGLVSNTFYVLNNKNEFKKVDFKPTQTKGAPLTKGQSEVITPTSVPHTSLAILTEDAPAKASVTVIAPTGKPRPKKTPEVAAGPRTAITLNIGDKASNSAVDFKEDYLKNVMVFSAMEKYVFNKIVKTSGSNCCGSNCCGSETVIWEAKNKSEHFDTVYVDGLGTFSSTSNLSIHLCDGTFKHFNKSTFGGWSESPGVVDLDVRISSSNIQVDFFKKDNYRIYVAKPGYTIRKVVKSKKCSSDCCCSPKVIWEAHKEYALKVVLMGSKKEPKHLAVLLKNGELNLLFKGGKGKPWEDVTSTKNKITDLKMYAMAGDKSMELHKGHYSITLFNEFYGYLFYEGVGCVKVIHKDKTIWNLREERDFGCLKGAFLDLKSNKFNVMNDDDRCWVCEQVRKVNPVPLDVSSKASTDDFDFTVDHNRNINIYTSKGNAMFYQVVKKSSTNCCGSTCCGSEIVIWETEDPKGYATKVFADGLGACSSTKNVSIYLLNGDILHFSEGDNVWKKSDHKIVLELGKTSSTIGYDFVHQGESRTFTAKPGYLFKTVKLGSSWKWLVCGSSCCNSACLADDIFWEAETDEECSTKVTVYGVETNVKNINIFLKNNQVKHFHKANRKWVSKTSIVLDIEKNKDNDLFEYRSTRNFGHFNPKANLTISKIVKKVFFERVIWTAKPDDHGLKAVLMGSGKDEKFMSILLQSGNYVLLWKCGKGQPWEDITKEKSDFSGIKMYSLEEGTSKYHELTKTDYEPIIFESRYGYEFKDSVKCVKITYNDNLLWSHTEDAEFGYLKGLYLDLPKDQFSVTNLKDQTKQLTKPKRTTVTLDISKKETTEQYEYFKDGDCEKYSAKSGNVFEKIVDDTKTIWQSKDNVCGSLVRTKTKEDGIYLAILLTNNMFKLFKESDGTWNNITSQRSDITKLKFLGEDNEISSSDYEVTIVDYSYQFMFKGVVSCKKVMLGDVQVWNHSDDKKFGEIRKFQLGLVSNSFFVVNNKSESKKLTKSKVALDIENTESTNEFQYSKDVSGYVTYTAKDGHVFNKITQGTKDIWICKDDVFGTSVGVRTKDGQNYAVVLLVNGNFKLFQESGGNWTDITSSRFDVKMLQFYDKNDYELTSSNYTVQLLGHCKCSTISYLFDRGPKCKSVMYGNDIVWDETKCFSYKTINRFDFDPISNTFYAVKNCCDWKKIDYKPAERTKVSLDIDKTETTSEFDYSKDGDFQKYSVKSGHVFSKVSQGTKDIWVSKNNVFSTLVRTMTSNGVKYVAILHDNNMFKLFKQEGSEWKDITSKSHDITKLRFLGDNDVELSKSYYTVTIVDLSYTYIFKTGVMCKKVKLGEDDVWNHSDDPNFETIKSFRLGLVSNTFYAINNNNESKKLEFKPTPVTATVSTPLTSASKPSVTSVTADISKTQSTGEFEYTDENGVVTFKPKDNHVFDKVVDGTKVVWQSKENVYGILVRIKVTKSVKYLAVLLDNHMFSLFHEESGDWKDITKDRYDVSKLKFFGENDVELRASDYTVTIVFLSYEFTFNTGVKCKKIKLAHDDVWKDTDDTKYSDIKSFSLGLSSNTFFVKNQSDKSKKVEFKATEVTKVTVDIIASQSTDQFDYTDDNGVVTYKVKSDHVFSKITQGTTDIWEAKDDVNGILVRTKTSKGVKYLVVLLTNNMFTLFNEEAGKWQDVTSKRHDVKKLKFLGESDRELSKNDYTVTIVDLSFAYIFKDGVKCKTIMLGDDELWNHSDDTKFAEIKSFSLGLASNAFFVKNKSDQLKKIERPLEGESMVTPTIASQVSAPLASSVSPPKGTPVGVDISKTQTTNEFEYTDESGVITYKPKSGNVFNKVVEGTKVVWESTNDVFGTLVRIKVTKGVKYLAILLDNNMFTLFHEESGEWKDITKDRFDVSKVKFFGEGDSELSKTDYTVNISFLSYEFTFNDGVKCKKVKLGDDDVWKHTDDTNFADIKSFSLGLTSNNFFVKNQSDQSKKVDFKATQAKSTPEAKPTKPAAAQTSQAKPAEQAKPAPTKPEAKPAEQAKATPAATAAQTQAKPQATPAAKPAGTTAGQAKATPPAKPAGQPKPSAK